A window of Candidatus Krumholzibacteriia bacterium genomic DNA:
GCTGTCGTCGGCGGTCTCCGGTCCGGAGTGGCCGGCCACCCAGATCACCTTGCCGGTCTTCAGCTCGCAGTCCTGGGCCAGCTGACTGAACAGGCGCATGGGGCCGTACTTCAGGTAGCTGAAGCTCCCGTAGGTCGAGCACGCGCCGTAGAAGCCCAGGAACTCCCGCTCGGGATCGTCGCTCATGTTCACGCTGGCGATCCCGCAGCTGATGCCGCTGTTGGTGAACTCGGTGATCTCCTGGGGCAGCAACGAGCCCTCGGGGTTCTCGTTCCGCTCGTAGCGGCCGAAGTTGTCGAGGCCGTCGAAGTCCTTGGCGAATCCACTGATGTTCGTGGAGTCGGCCAGGTCGGCGCTCATCGCCAGCACCAGGGGTCGTCCGTACTTCTGCTTGCAGGTGCTGTTGAGGTAACTCCCGAAGGTCGCCAGCGCCGCGCGATTGGGCGCCTTCTCGCCGGGCTTCTTCCACATCGACTCCGGATAGTTCTCGAAGTCGAAGAGCGAGGCGTCGTTCGCCGGGTTGCCCTTGGCGCCCAGGGCGAACTGGGTCGGACGGGTGGGTACGCTCTCGCCGAGTTCGACCAGGCGGTTCGCCAGGTACTGCACGGTGTCGTCGTGCTTGCGCAGGACCTGGGCCACCTTGGCCATGTTGGTCTTCACCTGGTCGTACAGGGCCTGCGGATCGTCGGGGGCGGGCCCTTCGAAGCCCTCGAACTCCACCCCGTACTTCTCCATGAAGGGCTTCTTGGTGGCCCAGTACTCGGGGCTGTTGGTCTTGTGCGGCGCCCCGTGGCTGGCGTAGTCGTACTTGCCGTACTCGCGGCCCTTGCGTGTGCGCATCCAGGTGACGCCCGGGCGGTTCTGCTTGTCCTCGCCG
This region includes:
- a CDS encoding transketolase translates to MSTTTGPDLEALVREQQANYPHWEVIKDCIDQYIDMMLNYRQSGHPGGSRSKVHGLVALTLSGAMRWDIRRPELPFGDRFVLVAGHCAPLVYGTLPVYNEALRYLLEQTGDEKYAVPRAEERQLVWEDLLAFRRRGGLAGHAEMEGKTLFFKANTGPSGHGAPPAAGIAMALKRAGMEEVNVFAYEGEGGHTAGAHHETKSSAWGLGLSNLNYLLDWNDFGIDSFAASTVVPGTPDDWFGAYGFRVHGAENGSDWPDVTRALLGMTRGEDKQNRPGVTWMRTRKGREYGKYDYASHGAPHKTNSPEYWATKKPFMEKYGVEFEGFEGPAPDDPQALYDQVKTNMAKVAQVLRKHDDTVQYLANRLVELGESVPTRPTQFALGAKGNPANDASLFDFENYPESMWKKPGEKAPNRAALATFGSYLNSTCKQKYGRPLVLAMSADLADSTNISGFAKDFDGLDNFGRYERNENPEGSLLPQEITEFTNSGISCGIASVNMSDDPEREFLGFYGACSTYGSFSYLKYGPMRLFSQLAQDCELKTGKVIWVAGHSGPETADDS